The Salvelinus sp. IW2-2015 unplaced genomic scaffold, ASM291031v2 Un_scaffold629, whole genome shotgun sequence genome window below encodes:
- the LOC112068631 gene encoding leukocyte elastase inhibitor-like: MAAVSVASTNFALALFKKITEKNKTGNVLYSPLSISAALAMVFLGARGNTATQMSETMCFNKATGDIHVGFGKLIHDLNLQGAPYSLSLANRLYGEQSYQFVETFLGDTKKHYDAELEAVDFKTNGETSRKYINAWVEKQTSEKIKDLLPEGVVDHLTRLVLVNAIYFKGNWFKKFKEASTSNAMFKLNKNVSKPVKMMHQMAKFPLTFIPEVNCQILCLQYEGNELSMFIMLPSDMEDHITGLEKLEKQLTYEKMVEWTRPDMMEAVEVQVGLPKFKLEETLDLKDLLISMGMTDAFDLSKGDFSGMSPSNDLELSEVVHKAFVEVNEEGTEAAAAVAAIVGMRCALRTPTFVADHPFLFFISHNNTESILFYGRYCSP, translated from the exons ATGGCAGCCGTGTCTGTAGCCAGTACTAACTTCGCCCTTGCGTTGTTCAAGAAGATCACAGAGAAGAACAAAACGGGCAATGTTTTGTACTCCCCTCTCAGCATCTCAGCTGCGCTGGCCATGGTTTTTCTGGGTGCCAGGGGCAACACTGCTACTCAGATGTCAGAG AcgatgtgcttcaacaaagctaCGGGTGACATCCATGTTGGCTTCGGCAAACTCATTCATGACCTGAACCTGCAGGGAGCCCCATACTCACTGAGCCTGGCCAATCGCCTGTACGGAGAACAGTCTTACCAGTTTGTTGAG ACTTTCCTCGGCGACACCAAGAAGCACTACGATGCTGAGCTGGAGGCTGTGGACTTCAAGACCAATGGGGAGACTTCCAGAAAGTACATCAATGCCTGGGTGGAGAAGCAGACCTCTG AGAAAATAAAGGACCTGTTGCCGGAGGGGGTTGTCGACCACCTGACCAGACTGGTGTTGGTGAACGCCATCTACTTCAAAGGCAACTGGTTTAAGAAGTTCAAGGAGGCCAGCACCAGCAATGCCATGTTCAAGCTGAACAAG AATGTGAGTAAGCCAGTGAAAATGATGCATCAGATGGCCAAGTTCCCCCTAACCTTCATCCCTGAGGTCAACTGCCAGATCCTGTGTCTGCAATACGAGGGGAACGAACTGAGCATGTTCATCATGCTCCCCAGCGACATGGAGGACCACATCACTGGTCTGGAGAAG CTGGAGAAGCAGCTYACCTATGAGAAAATGGTGGAGTGGACCAGGCCTGACATGATGGAAGCGGTGGAGGTTCAGGTGGGCCTGCCTAAGTTCAAGCTGGAGGAGACCCTTGACCTGAAGGACTTGCTGATCAGCATGGGCATGACGGACGCCTTCGACCTCTCCAAGGGCGACTTCTCGGGCATGTCGCCCAGCAACGACTTGGAGCTGTCCGAGGTGGTGCACAAGGCCTTCGTGGAAGTCAACGAGGAGGGCACAGAGGCGGCGGCCGCCGTGGCCGCCATCGTGGGGATGCGCTGTGCCTTGAGGACCCCCACATTTGTTGCCGACCACCCCTTTCTTTTCTTCATCAGCCACAACAACACCGAGAGCATTCTGTTCTATGGTCGCTACTGCTCCCCTTAG